Sequence from the Microbacterium sp. AZCO genome:
CGGCGCCGACGGGGGCGTCGTCCGCGCCGCTGGAGAAGTGACTCGAAGCGCCGGCGGCGGGCAGCGGTCGCTCCGGGATGAAGATCTCGGTCGCCGCCGTGACGCTCGCCACCCGGCCCACGACGTACTGCGCGAGGTCGATGCCGTGCGAGAGCAGGTCGCCCACGACACCCGACCCGGCCCGCTCCTCCAGGAAGCGCCAGGTCAGCGCACCGCGCGGGTCGGCCGAGTAGTCGGCGAGGAAGCTCACCCGCACGTTCGTGATCGCGCCCAGCGCGCCTTCCCGCACGAGCCGACGCGCTTCGGCGATCGCCGGCACGTGGCGGTAGTTGAATCCGACCGACGTCACAACCCCCGCGGCGGACGCGGCGGCGGCGATGTCGCGCGACTCGGCGGCATCCCGGCCCATGGGCTTCTCGATCCAGAAGGGCTTGCCGGCCTCAGCCGCCGCGAGCGCGATCTCGTGGTGCAGGAAGTTCGGCGAGCAGATCGAGACGGCGTCGATCTCAGGGTCGGCGAGCAGCTCCCGGTGGTCGGCGACGGCGCGGCGGTAGCCGAGCACGTCGACGGCGTGCGCGCGGCCGCCCTCGTCGGGGTCGGCCGCGGTGTGCAGCACGGCGCGCAGGGGCAGCTCGGGGTAGTGATGGGCGGCGGCCAGGTACGCGCGCGAGTGCAGGCGCCCCATCCAGCCGACCGAGATCAGACCGATGTTGATCGCCGAGGTCATGAGACGAGCGACTCCTCGAGCGCGCGGTCGGCGGCGATGAGCACGTCGGCGGCGACGCGGACGCCTTCGACACGGCCGAGTTCGACGTCTTCGTGCTCGATGTTGACGCACATGTCGGGGTCGATGTCGTGCAAGGCGCGGAGGAACTCGGTCCAATACGCGACGTCATGCCCCTTGCCGAGCGCGACGAAGTCCCACGCGGACTGCTTCGGCCATTCGTTGGCCCACTCGTCGCCGCCGAGGTTCGTGCGCGCCTCGTCCGGCGACAGCCGCCGGAAGGAGTTGTCGAGGACGCCGTTGAGCTGCGCCCATTGCGGATTGATTCGCACGTCCTTCGCGGCGGCGTGGAAGATCAGCTCGCCGAGATGGCGAGCGACGGCGATCGGGTCCATCTGCTGCCAGAACAGGTGCGACGCGTCGAGCTCCACGCCCACGTTCGTGGCGCCGGTGAGCTCGATGAGCTTGTGAACGTCCGCGGAGTTGAAGACGAGGTTCTGGGGGTGCAGCTCGAGCGCGACCTTGACGCCGTGATCGGCCGCGAGCCGATCGGTCTCGCGCCAGAAGTCGGCGGCGATGTCCCACTGGTAGTCGAGCACGTCGAGCGCGGCGGAGTTCCACGCGTTGACGATCCAGTTGACCCGCGTCGCGCCCGGTTCGCCGCCGGGAAGTCCGGACATCGTCACGACGCGGTGCTGGCCCAGGCGCTCGGCGAGGCGGATCGACCGGCGCACATCCTCGGCGTGCTTGTCGCCGATCGCCGGCGTGGGGTGCAGCGGGTTGCCGTTGCAGTTCAGGCCGGCGATCTCGACGCCCGTGCCCTCGAAGACGCCGAGGAAGTCGTCCCGCGCGGTGTCGCTTTCGAGGATGTCGTCGAACGTCGGAACATGCGCGGCGGGCAGGAAGCCGCCGGTGTTGAGCTCGATGCCGGTCAGTCCGACCGAGGCGATGACCTCGAGGGCGTCGGGCAGCGAGCGGTCGTGAAGGATGGCGTTGTACAGGCCGAGTCGCATGGCGGTGGTTCCTTTCAGCTCGCGACGGCGATCGTGGAGGGGACGGCGATGGATGCTCCGCCCGCCGCGGCGGACCGCGCGACGGCATCGATGAGCAGCATGTTGTGCAGACCCTCGTCGAAGCCCGCGTTGCGCGGCAGCGAGTCTGCCTCGGAAATGCCGGCGACCTCCTCGAGGAACGCGCGTGCCTGGAAGACGAAGCCGTCGTTCTGTCCGATGCCCACACCCGGGGCATCCATCGCGAGACCGCCACGCCAGTAGGGGTGCACGGGTCCGAGGGTGACTGTGCGGTAACCGGCGTCCGCCTGCTCCGGCAGGAAGAGCTGGAACTCGCCGGGGTGGCGGAAGTCGAACGACGCAGAGCCCTTCTCGCCGAAGATCTCGAACGTGAGGGTGTTCGGGTGGCCGGCCGCGACGCGCGACACCTGCAATGTGGCGGTGCCACCGTCCGCGAACTCCCCTGTGAACGCCGCGACGTCGTCGTTCTCAACGGCCTCGCGCTCGTCCGACACCGCGCCACCCTCATGGCCGACGACGACTCCCAGCGGCTTCGGGCGGCTGGGGATGACGGTGGAAAGGCTGCCTCCCCGGACCGAAGCGAACTCCGTGCCGGCGACGAACTCGGCGAGGTAGGTGAGGTGACTGCCCACGTCGGCGAGAGCACCTGATCCGTTCGGGCCCTTGTAGCGCCAGCTGATCGGCGACTCGGGGTTGCAGCCGTAGTCGGTCCAGTAGGACCCGCTCACGTTGAGCACCCGGCCGATGCGGCCCGACTGCACGAGGTCGCGGATGTGTGCGATGCCGGGGGAGCGACGGAACGTGAGGCCGATGCGTGCGACCGTCGAGGCCGCGTCGGCCGCAGCCACCATGCTGAGTGCGTCGTCGAGCGTGTCGGAGAGCGGCTTCTCGCAGAGCACATGCTTGCCGGCGGCGAGCAGTGCCTCGACGATCTCACGATGGAGCGAGTTGGCGACGACGACGCTCACGACGTCGATGTCGTCGGCCTCGGCGATCGCCTGCCACGACGTGTCGTGCCGCTCGAACCCGAACCGCTTCGCGGTCGACTCGGCCAGCGGTGCGTAGGCGTCGGCGATCGATACGAGCCGGACGGGCGGAAGGATGCTGTCGTACAGCGTGGGGGCAGTGCGGTAACCGGCGGCGTGGGCCTTGCCGGCCATGCCGGCGCCGATCACGGCGACGCCGAGAGCGGTCGTGCTCATCGAATTTCTCCTTGGTGGGCGGGCCGCTCCTCACGGCGCCGGTGCGGTGAGAGACTCCATCTGGAGCGCTCCACATCGGCACTCTAATATTGTCTATATGTCCTGTCAATAACTGATCGAGAGTGATGCCGTGAGCCTGTCCCGGCCGACCATCTACGACGTCGCACGCCGCGCCGGCGTGTCCAAATCGCTCGTCTCGCTCGTCCTGCGCGGGGCGAGCGGCGTGAGCGCGCAGTCCAAGGAGGCAGTCGAGCGAGCGATCCGCGAGCTCGACTACCGCCCGTCGCGCGCCGCCGCGGCACTCGCGGCCGGGCGTACGCGGCTGGTCGGTGTACTCATCGACGACTACGCCAACCCCTGGTTCGTCGATCTGCTGCGTGGACTCGACGAGGCGCTGAGTCCCGACGGCTACCGGCTGACCGTCGTCGACACCGCGACCGCGTCGCGCAGCGAGGATCCCGTCGAAGGCCTCCTCTCGATGCGCGTCGACGGCATCGTCGTCGCGCGAGACGTGCCGCACCTCCTGCTCGGCGAGAGCGCGCCGCCCTTCGTGATCGCCGGCACGCGGGCCGACATGCCGGAGGGCGGGGACGCCGTCGGCAACGACGACGAGCACGGTGCGCGGCTCGCGACGGAGCACCTGCTGGCGCTCGGGCACCGCGACATCGGCCATCTCTCCGTCGGCGGTGGAGCGGGCGGCGTCCGTCGCGAGAGCTTCCTCGCGACGATGCGGGATGCCGGGGCCCGG
This genomic interval carries:
- a CDS encoding Gfo/Idh/MocA family oxidoreductase, giving the protein MTSAINIGLISVGWMGRLHSRAYLAAAHHYPELPLRAVLHTAADPDEGGRAHAVDVLGYRRAVADHRELLADPEIDAVSICSPNFLHHEIALAAAEAGKPFWIEKPMGRDAAESRDIAAAASAAGVVTSVGFNYRHVPAIAEARRLVREGALGAITNVRVSFLADYSADPRGALTWRFLEERAGSGVVGDLLSHGIDLAQYVVGRVASVTAATEIFIPERPLPAAGASSHFSSGADDAPVGAVENEDYAAVIGRFDSGAVGVFESSRVAIGTRAEYVIDVYGTKGSLRWDFQRLNELRLADDRAGYRTIMAQPGYGDFARFQPGPGTSMGFDDLKTVEASLFLRSIAEARQLSPSAADGWAAAEVADAALASARSGAWVDVHRVEGPTTFDAA
- a CDS encoding sugar phosphate isomerase/epimerase, which codes for MRLGLYNAILHDRSLPDALEVIASVGLTGIELNTGGFLPAAHVPTFDDILESDTARDDFLGVFEGTGVEIAGLNCNGNPLHPTPAIGDKHAEDVRRSIRLAERLGQHRVVTMSGLPGGEPGATRVNWIVNAWNSAALDVLDYQWDIAADFWRETDRLAADHGVKVALELHPQNLVFNSADVHKLIELTGATNVGVELDASHLFWQQMDPIAVARHLGELIFHAAAKDVRINPQWAQLNGVLDNSFRRLSPDEARTNLGGDEWANEWPKQSAWDFVALGKGHDVAYWTEFLRALHDIDPDMCVNIEHEDVELGRVEGVRVAADVLIAADRALEESLVS
- a CDS encoding Gfo/Idh/MocA family oxidoreductase is translated as MSTTALGVAVIGAGMAGKAHAAGYRTAPTLYDSILPPVRLVSIADAYAPLAESTAKRFGFERHDTSWQAIAEADDIDVVSVVVANSLHREIVEALLAAGKHVLCEKPLSDTLDDALSMVAAADAASTVARIGLTFRRSPGIAHIRDLVQSGRIGRVLNVSGSYWTDYGCNPESPISWRYKGPNGSGALADVGSHLTYLAEFVAGTEFASVRGGSLSTVIPSRPKPLGVVVGHEGGAVSDEREAVENDDVAAFTGEFADGGTATLQVSRVAAGHPNTLTFEIFGEKGSASFDFRHPGEFQLFLPEQADAGYRTVTLGPVHPYWRGGLAMDAPGVGIGQNDGFVFQARAFLEEVAGISEADSLPRNAGFDEGLHNMLLIDAVARSAAAGGASIAVPSTIAVAS
- a CDS encoding LacI family DNA-binding transcriptional regulator, with product MSLSRPTIYDVARRAGVSKSLVSLVLRGASGVSAQSKEAVERAIRELDYRPSRAAAALAAGRTRLVGVLIDDYANPWFVDLLRGLDEALSPDGYRLTVVDTATASRSEDPVEGLLSMRVDGIVVARDVPHLLLGESAPPFVIAGTRADMPEGGDAVGNDDEHGARLATEHLLALGHRDIGHLSVGGGAGGVRRESFLATMRDAGARPTATPYRGPASERAGYASALDLLRADPRVTGVFAGNDVMAIGALGAARELGLDVPGQLSIVGYDNTALAQTRLIDLTTVDDDSVGVGRESGRLLLARMAGKEPDGVRRTLEPSLVVRGTTAAPA